One genomic segment of Gossypium arboreum isolate Shixiya-1 chromosome 3, ASM2569848v2, whole genome shotgun sequence includes these proteins:
- the LOC108474510 gene encoding probable galacturonosyltransferase-like 9: MHSIFHAAAAVFLLHFFLTVTFSVGIRTIGGGDGSGPGFGFSEAPDYRNGVECPVSVNKEVVSSCDPDLVHVAMTLDSEYLRGSIAAVHSVLRHASCPENVFFHFIAAEFDPASPRVLSKLVRSTFPSLNFKIYIFREDAVINLISSSIRQALENPLNYARNYLGDILDLCVDRVIYLDSDLVVVDDIHKLWNTALTNSRVIGAPEYCHANFTKYFTDGFWSDPVLSRVFHSRRPCYFNTGVMVMDLVRWREGNYRKRIENWMEIQRKRRIYELGSLPPFLLVFAGNVEAIDHKWNQHGLGGDNVRGSCRSLHTGPVSLLHWSGKGKPWVRLDARNPCPLDHLWKPYDLYKGSSIKDRSSFPSSIFLGFSSYLS, encoded by the coding sequence ATGCATTCCATTTTCCATGCTGCGGCCGCCGTTTTCCTTCTTCATTTCTTTCTAACGGTGACGTTTTCTGTTGGGATTCGGACTATCGGTGGAGGAGATGGGTCCGGGCCCGGGTTCGGATTCTCGGAGGCACCGGATTATCGTAACGGTGTGGAATGTCCGGTTTCTGTCAACAAAGAAGTTGTTTCGTCGTGCGACCCGGATTTAGTCCACGTGGCGATGACGTTAGACTCGGAATACTTGCGTGGCTCGATCGCCGCCGTCCACTCCGTCCTCCGGCACGCTTCGTGTCCGGAAAACGTCTTCTTCCACTTCATTGCGGCCGAGTTCGACCCGGCGAGTCCAAGAGTGTTGAGCAAACTCGTACGATCCACGTTTCCTTCACTCAACTTCAAAATCTACATATTCCGGGAAGACGCGGTAATCAACTTAATCTCGTCTTCAATCCGGCAAGCCCTGGAAAACCCACTCAACTACGCTCGAAATTACCTCGGAGACATCCTAGATCTCTGCGTTGACCGAGTCATTTATCTCGACTCGGACTTGGTTGTGGTCGACGACATTCACAAACTCTGGAACACAGCCCTCACAAACTCACGCGTCATCGGCGCACCCGAATATTGCCACGCCAACTTCACCAAGTATTTCACGGACGGGTTCTGGTCCGACCCAGTTCTTTCCCGGGTTTTCCATTCGAGAAGGCCGTGTTATTTCAACACGGGGGTTATGGTGATGGATTTGGTTCGGTGGAGAGAAGGGAATTACAGGAAAAGAATCGAGAATTGGATGGAAATACAGAGGAAACGAAGGATTTACGAATTGGGTTCGTTGCCTCCGTTTCTGCTAGTATTTGCTGGGAATGTGGAAGCGATTGATCATAAATGGAACCAACATGGACTTGGTGGGGACAATGTAAGAGGTTCATGTCGGTCGTTGCATACGGGTCCGGTGAGTTTGTTGCATTGGAGTGGGAAAGGGAAACCCTGGGTTCGACTCGATGCCAGAAACCCTTGTCCGCTTGATCATCTTTGGAAACCCTACGATCTTTACAAGGGCAGTTCAATCAAAGATCGGTCTTCTTTTCCTTCTTCAATTTTCTTGGGATTTTCCAGTTACTTGTCatga
- the LOC108476093 gene encoding protein WVD2-like 7 isoform X1 encodes MGESITVEASSEEVKIKGMGSSNPELEVSVSFGRFENDSLSWEKWSTFSPNKYLEEVEKCATPGSVAQKKAFFEEHYKKIAARKAELLAQDKSMETSSHYHNAGDLVHQCSDEGYKQETNLVNEEPQIATPCQNSWVEELKQKIDSTVQSEEKKEVMGSIVESPGLNKPEETAPEEEMETLSKGSQDVKELSQRSENVIENTPKIKDKNLKLGQSAKSHQITAVNMERNDSRIKKKPASPVTKTPQVSTSRTSKQTLTPTTSSASRTRSKTGTTLSYSSPKTKNPSVEQSKKLAPRSLHMSISLGPSSSGPSPLTATRKSLIMEKMGDKDIVKRAFKTFQSNYNQLKPSSQEQSPAAKPVPTKWRESRLSTLTTPQKENGGSSKVSSMEKKNAKAAPSYSGLKSDERPERRKELSKKLEGKSNGREAERKNLQTKSKANKDAEIKKLRQSLNFKATPLPAFYHGQRTSKSPLDKIGSKSDIHWQPGFLG; translated from the exons ATGGGTGAATCCATAACAGTTGAGGCTTCAAGTGAAGAAGTTAAG ATCAAGGGAATGGGTTCTTCAAATCCAGAGCTTGAAGTGTCAGTCTCGTTTGGTAGATTTGAGAATGATTCACTTTCATGGGAGAAATGGTCAACTTTCTCCCCAAACAAGTACTTGGAAGAGGTTGAGAAGTGTGCAACTCCTGGATCAGTTGCTCAGAAAAAGGCTTTCTTTGAAGAACATTACAAGAAGATTGCTGCTAGAAAAGCTGAGCTACTGGCTCAAGACAAGTCTATGGAAACCTCATCCCACTATCACAATGCTGGAGATCTGGTTCATCAATGCTCTGATGAAGGGTATAAGCAAGAAACTAACTTGGTGAATGAGGAGCCTCAAATTGCAACACCATGTCAAAATTCATGGGTTGAGGAATTGAAACAGAAAATAGATAGCACAGTACAAAGTGAAGAGAAAAAGGAAGTAATGGGTAGCATAGTGGAAAGTCCTGGGCTAAACAAACCAGAAGAAACTGCTCCAGAAGAAGAAATGGAAACTCTTTCAAAGGGGTCTCAAGATGTGAAGGAGTTATCACAGAGATCAGAGAATGTCATAGAAAACACTCCAAAGATCAAAGATAAAAACTTAAAATTGGGTCAATCTGCAAAATCTCATCAG ATCACGGCGGTGAATATGGAGAGGAATGATTCGAGGATAAAGAAGAAACCTGCCTCCCCTGTGACTAAAACACCACAAGTTTCTACATCTAGAACATCAAAGCAAACACTAACACCTACCACGTCATCTGCTTCGAGAACACGTTCAAAAACTGGAACTACATTATCTTATTCTTCACCCAAGACCAAGAATCCATCAGTGGAGCAAAGCAAGAAATTGGCTCCTAGATCCTTGCACATGTCCATTAGTTTAGGTCCCTCGAGTTCTGGCCCATCTCCCCTTACTGCAACAAGGAAATCTTTAATTATGGAGAAAATGGGAGATAAGGACATCGTCAAGCGAGCATTTAAAACATTTCAGAGTAATTACAATCAATTGAAACCTTCCAGTCAGGAACAATCTCCAGCAGCAAAACCG GTGCCTACAAAGTGGAGAGAATCAAGGCTTTCCACTTTGACGACTCCGCAAAAGGAGAACGGAGG GTCTTCTAAAGTTAGTAGTATGGAGAAAAAGAATGCTAAGGCTGCTCCATCTTATTCTGGcttgaaaagtgatgaaagacCTGAGAGAAGAAAGGAG CTCTCCAAGAAACTGGAAGGAAAATCCAATGGAAGGGAAGCTGAAAGGAAAAATCTCCAGACAAAATCAAAG GCTAACAAAGACGCAGAGATAAAAAAGTTAAGGCAGAGCCTTAATTTTAAAGCTACACCATTGCCTGCTTTTTATCATGGACAGAGAACATCAAAAAGTCCTCTCGATAAG ATAGGTTCCAAGAGTGACATCCATTGGCAACCTGGCTTCCTCGGGTAA
- the LOC108476093 gene encoding protein WVD2-like 7 isoform X2, whose product MGSSNPELEVSVSFGRFENDSLSWEKWSTFSPNKYLEEVEKCATPGSVAQKKAFFEEHYKKIAARKAELLAQDKSMETSSHYHNAGDLVHQCSDEGYKQETNLVNEEPQIATPCQNSWVEELKQKIDSTVQSEEKKEVMGSIVESPGLNKPEETAPEEEMETLSKGSQDVKELSQRSENVIENTPKIKDKNLKLGQSAKSHQITAVNMERNDSRIKKKPASPVTKTPQVSTSRTSKQTLTPTTSSASRTRSKTGTTLSYSSPKTKNPSVEQSKKLAPRSLHMSISLGPSSSGPSPLTATRKSLIMEKMGDKDIVKRAFKTFQSNYNQLKPSSQEQSPAAKPVPTKWRESRLSTLTTPQKENGGSSKVSSMEKKNAKAAPSYSGLKSDERPERRKELSKKLEGKSNGREAERKNLQTKSKANKDAEIKKLRQSLNFKATPLPAFYHGQRTSKSPLDKIGSKSDIHWQPGFLG is encoded by the exons ATGGGTTCTTCAAATCCAGAGCTTGAAGTGTCAGTCTCGTTTGGTAGATTTGAGAATGATTCACTTTCATGGGAGAAATGGTCAACTTTCTCCCCAAACAAGTACTTGGAAGAGGTTGAGAAGTGTGCAACTCCTGGATCAGTTGCTCAGAAAAAGGCTTTCTTTGAAGAACATTACAAGAAGATTGCTGCTAGAAAAGCTGAGCTACTGGCTCAAGACAAGTCTATGGAAACCTCATCCCACTATCACAATGCTGGAGATCTGGTTCATCAATGCTCTGATGAAGGGTATAAGCAAGAAACTAACTTGGTGAATGAGGAGCCTCAAATTGCAACACCATGTCAAAATTCATGGGTTGAGGAATTGAAACAGAAAATAGATAGCACAGTACAAAGTGAAGAGAAAAAGGAAGTAATGGGTAGCATAGTGGAAAGTCCTGGGCTAAACAAACCAGAAGAAACTGCTCCAGAAGAAGAAATGGAAACTCTTTCAAAGGGGTCTCAAGATGTGAAGGAGTTATCACAGAGATCAGAGAATGTCATAGAAAACACTCCAAAGATCAAAGATAAAAACTTAAAATTGGGTCAATCTGCAAAATCTCATCAG ATCACGGCGGTGAATATGGAGAGGAATGATTCGAGGATAAAGAAGAAACCTGCCTCCCCTGTGACTAAAACACCACAAGTTTCTACATCTAGAACATCAAAGCAAACACTAACACCTACCACGTCATCTGCTTCGAGAACACGTTCAAAAACTGGAACTACATTATCTTATTCTTCACCCAAGACCAAGAATCCATCAGTGGAGCAAAGCAAGAAATTGGCTCCTAGATCCTTGCACATGTCCATTAGTTTAGGTCCCTCGAGTTCTGGCCCATCTCCCCTTACTGCAACAAGGAAATCTTTAATTATGGAGAAAATGGGAGATAAGGACATCGTCAAGCGAGCATTTAAAACATTTCAGAGTAATTACAATCAATTGAAACCTTCCAGTCAGGAACAATCTCCAGCAGCAAAACCG GTGCCTACAAAGTGGAGAGAATCAAGGCTTTCCACTTTGACGACTCCGCAAAAGGAGAACGGAGG GTCTTCTAAAGTTAGTAGTATGGAGAAAAAGAATGCTAAGGCTGCTCCATCTTATTCTGGcttgaaaagtgatgaaagacCTGAGAGAAGAAAGGAG CTCTCCAAGAAACTGGAAGGAAAATCCAATGGAAGGGAAGCTGAAAGGAAAAATCTCCAGACAAAATCAAAG GCTAACAAAGACGCAGAGATAAAAAAGTTAAGGCAGAGCCTTAATTTTAAAGCTACACCATTGCCTGCTTTTTATCATGGACAGAGAACATCAAAAAGTCCTCTCGATAAG ATAGGTTCCAAGAGTGACATCCATTGGCAACCTGGCTTCCTCGGGTAA